In one Leptospira levettii genomic region, the following are encoded:
- a CDS encoding methyl-accepting chemotaxis protein → MSKRSSESIQTKKNWLELGPVYVNRVRFLLAGFYIIATLGSFKTSTTLQTTSYLVGITCMFLYGGLQAYLFKIGRLNAFFPKLFIVLDITVLFAVTASGLMGGSTVAADLIKSPTLYVLYYFYVVYSAFLFSKRTLLTSTYYSAFCLVIILIIGYGQGVSFKEAEGLQSEKGTVAISNEVFKILFLICFGYLTSTVLNLLNEIKNESEEKHKLAELERENANTLNQDLKRIGAELFNTLKSIRELTNDFNFQIESQDVSIRDLTEFVSSFSESIQTSVENIGKQHSQITLLNHKSDTLKLSIAEIGKVVEDLNSNMSDFQDRSNVLSDTVKNLEERLRSVNISQKEVSEVNDIMAEIADRTNLLALNASIEAARAGEHGRGFAVVAQEVAKLAENSNENATKIKKIITTSNRYIQEGTELASTALNQTETLQSKYDLLSDVMKTATSKINSQKDINNEVLEALDLIESISKVLDQESKVLDKDKEQMVAVVHQMEEINRKVVINARKMDDNTSSLENQAKELASE, encoded by the coding sequence ATGTCGAAAAGATCCTCAGAATCGATTCAAACGAAAAAAAATTGGTTAGAGTTAGGCCCAGTTTATGTCAATCGAGTGAGGTTTTTACTCGCAGGATTTTATATCATCGCGACTTTAGGATCGTTCAAAACATCCACAACCCTTCAAACCACAAGTTATTTGGTCGGAATCACTTGTATGTTTCTCTACGGAGGTTTGCAGGCATATTTATTTAAAATTGGTAGACTCAACGCATTTTTCCCGAAGTTATTCATCGTTTTGGATATCACCGTATTATTTGCTGTCACTGCATCTGGACTCATGGGTGGAAGTACAGTCGCTGCCGATTTAATTAAGTCACCAACCTTATACGTTTTGTATTATTTTTATGTTGTATACTCTGCATTTTTATTTTCGAAACGAACCTTACTCACTAGCACTTATTACTCAGCTTTTTGTTTAGTAATAATATTAATCATTGGTTATGGACAAGGTGTTTCATTTAAAGAAGCAGAAGGATTACAAAGTGAAAAAGGTACGGTCGCAATTTCGAATGAAGTATTTAAAATTTTATTTCTAATTTGTTTTGGTTACCTCACTTCTACTGTTTTGAATTTATTGAATGAAATCAAAAACGAATCAGAAGAAAAGCATAAACTTGCTGAATTAGAAAGAGAAAATGCAAACACTCTAAACCAAGATTTAAAAAGAATTGGTGCAGAATTATTTAATACACTCAAAAGTATTCGTGAACTTACAAACGATTTTAATTTTCAAATAGAATCTCAAGATGTATCGATTCGAGATCTTACAGAATTTGTTTCTTCGTTTTCAGAGAGTATACAAACTTCTGTTGAGAATATTGGAAAACAACATTCTCAAATAACATTACTCAATCATAAATCGGATACGTTAAAGTTGAGTATCGCTGAAATCGGGAAAGTTGTGGAAGATCTCAATTCCAATATGAGTGATTTCCAAGATAGGAGTAATGTACTATCGGATACTGTAAAAAATTTAGAAGAAAGATTACGTTCCGTCAATATTTCTCAAAAGGAAGTAAGTGAAGTGAACGATATCATGGCAGAAATTGCAGATCGTACAAATTTATTGGCATTAAATGCATCGATCGAAGCTGCAAGGGCTGGAGAACATGGTCGAGGTTTTGCAGTAGTTGCACAAGAGGTTGCAAAACTAGCAGAAAATTCGAATGAAAATGCAACGAAGATTAAAAAAATTATTACAACATCAAATCGTTATATTCAGGAAGGAACTGAACTCGCTTCCACTGCCTTAAATCAAACTGAAACCCTTCAATCTAAATATGATCTACTAAGTGATGTGATGAAAACAGCGACTTCCAAAATCAATTCACAAAAAGATATAAACAATGAAGTATTGGAAGCTCTGGATTTAATCGAATCGATTTCCAAAGTATTGGATCAGGAATCGAAAGTTTTAGATAAAGATAAAGAACAAATGGTTGCAGTTGTTCACCAAATGGAAGAAATAAATCGAAAAGTTGTGATAAATGCTAGAAAAATGGATGATAATACATCAAGTTTGGAAAACCAAGCAAAAGAACTGGCATCAGAATAA